Below is a window of Acidobacteriota bacterium DNA.
CGGCGACGATGGGGCGTGCTGGCGGCGGGAACGGAAGGCTGCCTGCGACTCTGGGTCGAGGTGGAGCCCGTGACACCGGCGCGCCGCCTGCGCGCGGCGCAGGCAGGGATGGTGCGGTGCCCATGGGGAGCGGCGGAGTCATGAGAAGCGGATTCGCGCTCCTCGAACTGCTCGTCGCGGTGATGCTGACGCTCGTGACGCTGGCGATCCTCGCGAGCGCGCTTCCGCCGGTGCTCGACGTCATCCATGCCGTGCCAGAGGCGACAGATCTCCGGCAGCGCGCCAGAGCCACCGAGCAGGTGATGTCGGGCGTCATCGCGTCTGCCGGGGCGGGGCCGAGCCTGCTCGGGATGGGGCCGCTGTCGCTCGCGATTCCGGCGATCTGGCCGCGTCGATTGCTGACCTCACCCGATCCGCCTGGCACCGCGTGGGCCGACAGGGTCACCGTCCTGCGCGTGGACCTGCTTGCTGCGCAGGCGCCGTTGGCGGCGTCGGTCCCGTATGGTGCGCACGTGCTGGCGCTCGCCTGGCATGCCGCATGTGGCGTGCACCCGTCGTGCGGCTTCCGTCGTGGCGACCTGGTGGTGGCCTACGACAGCCGCGGCGCGCTGGCGCTGGCGCGCGCGGACGAGGTGAGCGGGATGACAGTGATGCTCGACGGACCTGTGGATCAGGCGATCGCCCTGCCGGCGGCACTCGCGGTGGTCTCAGCGACGGCGCTCACCTTCGATGCGACACGCAGGCAGGTGCGACGGACCGACGGCGGTGCGCCGAGCCAGCCCGTGACCGACGAGGTCGTCGGCATGCAGGTGCGCTACTACGGCAACGCGGCACCGCCGCGCTGGCCTGCGGTCCCGGGCATCGAGACGTGTGCCGTCACCGCGGCGGGTACGCTGAAACTCGGATGGCTGGGGCCCGTGCCTGGACCTCCCATCGAGCTCACGGTGGCCGACCTCGGTGACGGTCCATGGTGTGGTGCCGGGACGTGGCGGTTCGATGCGGACCTGCTGCGCGTGCGTGCGGTGCGCATCGCGCTGCGCCTGCAGGCGTTGTCGCCTGCCTCGCGCGGTCTCTCACCGTTGTGGTTCGCGATGCCGGGGCAGGCGCGCCGGCCGGGACAGGAGGTGCGGGATGTGGAGCTGGATCTGTTTGCGCCGGCGCCCAATCTCGAGTGGTCGCAGTGACCGCGGGGTGGCGTTGCCAGGCGCAGTCCTCTTCGCGGCATTTCTGGCGGGGCTCACGGGATGGCTCGTGGGCCACGTCGTGACGGACGAGGCGATGACGCGCGACGTCGAGGACGCGGCGGCTGCGGCGCGCGTGGCAGACGCCGCGGTCGAGATCGCGGCGCACGCGCTGGGGCAGGCGGCTGACTGGTCGAACGTCGGCGCGTTGGCGTTGCCGCTGGCATGTCCGCCGGCCGCGACGGCAGTGACGCCACTAGACGAGGGTGCCGAACGCGCCTGGATCCAGGCGGAGACCGACGCCGCAGGACGATGGAGTGCCGATGCGCCACAGTGGGTATGGCTCTGGACCTGTCACGGCGCGGGCGTCCTGCACCGCTGGCCCGCACGCGGCCTCGCGCCGAGCGTCGTGGTCTGGGTGGCCGACGATCCGGAAGGGGACGGCCAGCCGCTCGCCAGCGCGAACGGGACCCTGCTGCTCGCGGCTGTCGCCGTCGCGCGCGACGGCACGAGAGTCGCCACCCGCGCCGCCATCGCCCGCAGCGCCCCGGGCGAATCCGTCCGCATTCTCTCGTGGCACGGGGCTGGTGGAGGGTGAACGCCGAATGATGGACGAAGGCAGGCTCCATCACCGGAGGGCCGGCCCTGCCGGTGCCCGGTCCGTTCAACTCCGCGCGCGTTTGGCCGATCACAGAAATGGCCTCCGTGGGCCCGTCGAGGACAATGGAGAGGTGAGGATGACAGGCAATTCGATGAAGAGCGGGCTGGTCGGCGTGGTGTGCGCGCTCGTCCTGGGCCTCGTGGCGGCTCCCGCCGCGGCGCAATCGCTGGGGGAGGTCGCTCGCAAGGAAGCGGCGCGCCGCGAGCAGCTCAAGGCGGCCGGCAAGTCCACCGAAGGCAAGGTCTACACGAATGCCGATCTCCCCAAGAGGGCTGTTGTTGCCGGTCCGGGAGCGCCCGCGACGGTCGACGTCGCGGACGGTACCGCAGACGCCTCGAGCCAGACCGACGATGAGGCCTCCGCTCCGGCTGAGAAGACCGACGCCTCCAAGCCTGACACCGACGCGAAAAAGGCCCCGGCAGATGATGAGACGGGCTGGCGGTCACGGGCCGAGCGCGTGAACAGCGCCGTGAGCGCCGCCGAGTCCGACCTGCGCCAGCTCAAGGCCCTCTCGGATCGCCTGTCGCTCGAAGCGCAGGCCAGCAACCCCGCGATCGCCAGCGCCGCGCAGGCCGAGCGGGATCAGTTGCGTGCGCAGATCCAGCAGGCACAGGACAAGGCCGCCGATGCGCGTGCCGAGCAGCAGGCGTTCCGCCAGGAGGCCGTAGTCGCGGGCGTACCACCAGGCTGGGTACAGTGACGTGAGCACGGCCACCATGTCTGCGCCCGCCGCTCCCCAGACGCGCGACACGCCTGACGTCCTCCTCGTCGACGACAACGAGGACCTTCGCTATGTGATTGCCGCGGTGCTCGCGCGCCACGGCTACCGCGTGGTGGAGGCCGGAGACGAACCGGCAGCCATCGAGGCCCTGCGCCTCCATCGTCCATCACTGGTGCTGAGTGACCTGCGTCTGCCGACGGGCGACGGACTCGGCGTGCTGCGCGCGGCCAAGGATCTCGATCCGGCGTTGCCAGTCGTGCTGATGACCGGGTACGGCGCCATCGACGAGGCCGTGGCCGCCGTGCGCGAAGGCGCGCTCGACTACCTGACCAAGCCCGTCGATCACGACCATCTC
It encodes the following:
- a CDS encoding type II secretion system protein, which translates into the protein MRSGFALLELLVAVMLTLVTLAILASALPPVLDVIHAVPEATDLRQRARATEQVMSGVIASAGAGPSLLGMGPLSLAIPAIWPRRLLTSPDPPGTAWADRVTVLRVDLLAAQAPLAASVPYGAHVLALAWHAACGVHPSCGFRRGDLVVAYDSRGALALARADEVSGMTVMLDGPVDQAIALPAALAVVSATALTFDATRRQVRRTDGGAPSQPVTDEVVGMQVRYYGNAAPPRWPAVPGIETCAVTAAGTLKLGWLGPVPGPPIELTVADLGDGPWCGAGTWRFDADLLRVRAVRIALRLQALSPASRGLSPLWFAMPGQARRPGQEVRDVELDLFAPAPNLEWSQ